Part of the Stigmatella erecta genome is shown below.
CCGGCCGTTGAGCGCTAGCACCGCGACGATGGCCAGCATGCACACCAGCAGCATCACCGCGCTGGCGCGGACCTGGCACAGGTAGAGGCTGACGATGCCCAGGAAGATGCCGCCCAGGCTCACCCAGCGGATGAGCCCCTTCTTCGAGCTGAGCAGAAAGCCGCTGCCCAGCAGCACGGCGTAGAAGGCCCCCGTGGTGGCGCCGCCGGGCGTGTCGGTGAGCCCGAAGGGCCGGAAGATGCGCTCACCGCTGGGGCCCACGAACTGGAGGCTCTGGGTGTAGGCCTCGCCCATGCTCTCGATGACGGCCGACATGGCGGGCTGGAACTGGCCCGGGGAGTAGACCTGCAACACGCCCAGGGCCGCGCTCGCCGCGTTGAACAGGAAGAGCAGCCCCAGCGTGCGCCGCAGGGCCTGCGCGTCGATGCGCAGCCGGGTCACCCAGATGAGCGGCGCCAGGACGGAGAACTGGATGCCCAGCTGGGCCGCCCCCGCCAGCAAGCTGCTCGTCTGGGGGTGGAGGATATTCAGCGCGGTGACGGCCATGGCCGCGAGCGCGAAGGGCAAGGCAGGGTGCCGCAGCTTCTGGCCGGGCACGAGGGCCAGCAGCACCAGGCTCGCCCCGAACGAGAAGATGCGGAAGATCATCCGCAGCGGGGCGAGCACCTCCCACAGCAAGGCGAGCTGGGTGAGGATCTGCACGGCGATGAAGAGCGGCACCAGGGCGCTCGAGGAGAGCAGCCCCTTGCGGACCTGCGGCTCCGGCGCGGCGGGCGCCTCGGCCACGGCCTCGGGCGCGGCGGCCCCGGACGGCGGAGCGCGGCGGACATACCGCTGGTTCAGCACCCCCGGGCCCTGAAGCGGCCGAGGGCCCTGAAAGGACCCGCCCAGCCCCTTCATCGATGGCCTCGCGCGGCGAGGGACTGAAAGTCCTCGGCCAGGCCCTGGAAGAACCCGGCGGGCTCACAGAGGGCGGCGGCGCGCGCGGGCCCCGCGGCCCCCAGCCGCTGCCGCTCCTCGGGGGACTCCATCAGCCGCCGCAGGGCCTCGGCCAGGGGCTCGGGCCGGGGCGCGACGAGCACACCACAGGAGCTGTCGACGATCTCCAGCGGCCCGCCCATGGCGGTGGTGACCACGGGCAACCGGGCCTGCAGGGCCTCGATGAAGGCGATGCCGAAAGGCTCGGGCCCCAGGTTGGGCTGACAGTGGATGTCCGCGGCGCGCAGCAGCCGCGGCACATCCGAGCGCTGCCCCAGGAACCGCACCCGCCCGCGGATGGCCAGCTCGGACGCCAGGGCCTCCAGCCCCTCCAGGTACCGCGCCTCGTGGGGGCGCTGGGCGCCGCCGGCCACCCAGAGCACCCAGCCCGGCACCTGCCGCAGGCGGCCGAGCGCCTCCAGGAGCAACCGGTGGCCCTTCCAGGCCTCCATGCGGCACGCCTGGATGATGACGACGTCGTTCGCGCCCGTGCCCAGCCCGGCGCGCACCCGGGCCCGCTCCTCGCCGCTGCTCGCGGAGGCGGGGGGCGCCACGGGCAGGTAGCGCACCTTGCCCGGAATGTGCGGGTAGACGTTGCGCAGGGTTTCCGCCGTGAACCGGCTGTTGGAGATGCTCAGGTCCGGCGGCGTGACCCGCGCCCACCGCTCCAGCCAGTGCTTTCCCTCCAGCGCATCATGCTGGAAGAAGACGAGGGGCAGCCCCGCGGAGCGCACCACCGGGCCGAAGAGGGCCTGGGACCAGGGCGAATGGCACACCACCGCCGCATACCGCTCGCGCCGCAGCAGCTCCGCGAGCGAACTCCGGGCGCGCCACACCGTCCAGGGGCGGCTCACCCGCGCCCCGCCCAGCACGGACACGGAGGCCCCGGCCTCCCGCAGCTCCTGGCTCATCCGGCCTTCGAAGCAGAGCGCGAACGCATGGGTGGGGCCGGGCGCGCCGCGCTGCTCCCGGGCCAGCGTCCGCAGAAACGACTCCACCCCGCCATACAGGTTGCCGCTGTGGACGTGGAGCACGGTGTCCCCGGCGCCCGGGCCGCTCACGGCCGCTCCTCCCGCACGGCCTTGTCCTGACGGACGGCGGCGGAGGACGAGCGCAGGGCCTCTGCATAGAGCGACAGGCTGTGCTCGGCCATCACCGTGTGCTGGAACTCGGACTGGGCCCGCGCCCGCGCCGCGCGCCCCAGCCGCTCGGCCAGCCCCGGCTCCTCCAGCAGGCGCCGGGCGGCCTTCGCCAGCGCCCACGCATCGCCCACCGGCACGGTGAGCCCCGTCTGCTCATGCAGGCTTACCCACGCCACCCCCGAGTGGGGAATGGCGGTGTTGAGGACGGGCTTGCCGCTCGCCATGGCTTCGATCTGCGAGAGCCCATAGGCCTCGCTGCGGGCGTTGCTCGGAAACCAGAGGGCGGTGGAGGCCCGGTACGCGCCGGCGAGATCCTCCGGCGACAGGTACCCGGCCCACGTCACCCGGTCCTCGATGCCCAGCTCCCGGGCCCGGCGCCGGCCCTCCTGCTCCAGCGGCCCCACGCCCACCACCAGCAGCCGGCCCGGCACCTTCGCCAGGGCCTCCAGGGCGGTGAAGAGCCCCTTGTAATAGACGAGCCGGCCCACCATCACCCAAAGCGGTGCATCGCCCTGGCCGCGCCAGCGGGCCTCGGCCTCCAGGGCCGCGGGGGACGGAGAGAGCCAGGGGGCCAGGTCCACGCCCAGCGGCAACGCGCGCACCTTCCGGCGGAAGCGCTTGAGCAGGGACGAGCCCCCCACGTACGCCTCGCTGGTGGCCAGCACCCGGCGGGCGCGGGTGTACAGCAGCATCTCGAAGGGCCGGAAGAGCGCGCCGGCCACCCGCTGACGGATGACGTCACTGTGGTGGGTGACCACCACCGTGGGCAGCCAGGGCAGCGCATTCAGCGCCAGCACCATGGTGGGGTTGGGCGTGTGCACGTGGAGGATGTCCACGCCGCGGGAGAGCGCCCGCACCAGCTCGGGCACCAGCTCCGGCAGCACATCCATGCGCAGCAGCGAGGCCCAGCGCCCCAGGCGCGTCACGCGCACGGGCCCATCCCACTCCTCGCGGGTGGCGCTGCGGCCCCGGAACTCGTGGCTGAAGCCCTCGCCCTCGGCCGAGTGGTTGATGCACAGCACCTCCACGCGCGCGCCCAGCGCCGCCTGGGCCTGCGCGAGCGTCTGGACGTGCGCCTCCATGCCACCCGAGGCGGGGGGATAGAACTTGCCCAGGTGCAGCACCCGCAGACCCGAACTGGAACGGCTCACGAAGAGGCCACCCTGTCCTTCACGTCCTCGCGCGGCCCGTACTCATCGCGATAGTAGAGGTAGGATTCCCTGTACCGGCCATCCGTCGCGTCCAAGTCATTGAGGATGGCGCCGTACATCTGCGCCTGCACATCGGCCAGCGAGCGCAGGGCGCGCCGGGCAGCGTCGTGGTGCGTCTTCCCCGCGCGCAGCACCAGCATCACCCCATCCACCTGGGTGGCCAGCACCGCCGAGTCCGAGACGGCATTGAGCGGCGGGCTGTCGAGCAGGATGCGGTCGAACTTCCCGCCCACCGTCTTCAGCAGCTCGGCGAAGGCCTGGGTGTGCAACAGCTCCGCCGGGTTGGGCGGGATGGGGCCACAGGGCAGCACGAAGAGGTTGGGCACCTCGGTGCTCTTGATGGCCCGGTCCAGGGAGCCCTCGCCCACCACCAGCGAGCTGATGCCCACGTCGTTGGGGACGCCGAAGGCCTTGTGCAGCCGCGGCCTTCGCATGTCCGTGTCCATGAGGAGCACGCGGTTGCCGCTCTGGGCCATGGCCACGCCCAGGAAGATGCAGCTCGTGGACTTGCCTTCCTGAGGGCCGCTGGAGGTGACGACCAGCGTCTTGAAGGGCTTGTCCGGGGACATGAACAACAGGTTCGTCCGGATGGCCCGGCAGCACTCGGCCACGGAGGACTTGGGCTGGCGGTGGACGTACAAATCCTTCTCGGGGAGGTTGTCCTCCTTGCCCTCCACGTGCGGCACGAAGCCCAGGAACGCGAGCCCCAGCTTCTGCTCCACGTCCATCTGGGACGCGATGCTGCGCTCCAGGAACTCCAGGAGCACCACCACACCCACGCCCGCCA
Proteins encoded:
- a CDS encoding glycosyltransferase, producing the protein MEAHVQTLAQAQAALGARVEVLCINHSAEGEGFSHEFRGRSATREEWDGPVRVTRLGRWASLLRMDVLPELVPELVRALSRGVDILHVHTPNPTMVLALNALPWLPTVVVTHHSDVIRQRVAGALFRPFEMLLYTRARRVLATSEAYVGGSSLLKRFRRKVRALPLGVDLAPWLSPSPAALEAEARWRGQGDAPLWVMVGRLVYYKGLFTALEALAKVPGRLLVVGVGPLEQEGRRRARELGIEDRVTWAGYLSPEDLAGAYRASTALWFPSNARSEAYGLSQIEAMASGKPVLNTAIPHSGVAWVSLHEQTGLTVPVGDAWALAKAARRLLEEPGLAERLGRAARARAQSEFQHTVMAEHSLSLYAEALRSSSAAVRQDKAVREERP
- a CDS encoding O-antigen ligase family protein; this encodes MKGLGGSFQGPRPLQGPGVLNQRYVRRAPPSGAAAPEAVAEAPAAPEPQVRKGLLSSSALVPLFIAVQILTQLALLWEVLAPLRMIFRIFSFGASLVLLALVPGQKLRHPALPFALAAMAVTALNILHPQTSSLLAGAAQLGIQFSVLAPLIWVTRLRIDAQALRRTLGLLFLFNAASAALGVLQVYSPGQFQPAMSAVIESMGEAYTQSLQFVGPSGERIFRPFGLTDTPGGATTGAFYAVLLGSGFLLSSKKGLIRWVSLGGIFLGIVSLYLCQVRASAVMLLVCMLAIVAVLALNGRLLRMTKLIAVVGGFAIAGFGWAATMGGDAVTSRWNTLFEEEAGDVYYSNRGRFLDSAFTHYLPEYPLGAGLGRYGMANAYFGDNSDPERPPLWVEIQWAGWILDGGIFVLVLYPLALLATLFWSLRLASSKDDENEFWLWGSILFGFNLGAIAITFSYPFFMSQTGMVFWLLNAALFGAHHHARQQARASLPHETLHAHRR
- a CDS encoding glycosyltransferase, yielding MSGPGAGDTVLHVHSGNLYGGVESFLRTLAREQRGAPGPTHAFALCFEGRMSQELREAGASVSVLGGARVSRPWTVWRARSSLAELLRRERYAAVVCHSPWSQALFGPVVRSAGLPLVFFQHDALEGKHWLERWARVTPPDLSISNSRFTAETLRNVYPHIPGKVRYLPVAPPASASSGEERARVRAGLGTGANDVVIIQACRMEAWKGHRLLLEALGRLRQVPGWVLWVAGGAQRPHEARYLEGLEALASELAIRGRVRFLGQRSDVPRLLRAADIHCQPNLGPEPFGIAFIEALQARLPVVTTAMGGPLEIVDSSCGVLVAPRPEPLAEALRRLMESPEERQRLGAAGPARAAALCEPAGFFQGLAEDFQSLAARGHR